In the Chromobacterium sp. ATCC 53434 genome, GTCGCCTTCGACGGCAAGGGCGTGATGTGGGGCCGCACGGTGACGCTGGGCCGCGCGATCGATCCGGAGAACCCGCTGTATCAGACCGAGCCGGAGTCCGAGCAGGAACTGGCGCCGGCGACGCCGGGGGTGATGATAGACCTCGATCAGGAATTGTTCGGCGGCGACCAGCCGGCAGCTGCTCAGCCGGCCGAGGCGCCGGAAGCGGCCGCCGGCGCGCCGGAAGAGGAGGACCCGCTGGCGGCGCTGTTCGACACGCCGGCCGGCGGCGCCGAAGCGGCGGCGCCCGAAGCCAACGCGCTGGATTTCGACCTGGAGGCGATGCTGCCGGAGGAGGGTGCCGCGGCGGCCGAGGAAGCCGCGACGGAACCGGCGGCGGCGCCGGAGGCCAATCTGCTCGACTTCGATTTCAATCTCGACGGGGCGCCGGCGGAGGCGGCCAAGCCGGAGGCGGAGCAAGCCGAGGGGCTGGAGTCGCTGTACGCGGACATGCTGGCCGAGCCGGCGGAACCCGCCCAGGCCGCCGCCGAGCCGGAGGCCAAGGTCGAGGCCGAGGGCCTGTCGGTGCTCGACGACCCGCTGGCGACCAAGCTGGATCTGGCCAAGGTCTACCTCGACATGGGCGACCGGGAGGGCGCCCGCGAAGTCTTGCAGGATCTGCTGAGTGAGGCGCAGGGGCCGTTGCGGGACGAGGCCCAGGCTTTGCTGGACAAGATCAGCAGCTGATCGCGGACCTCGCGAAAAACCGGGTGTCGGATTAGGCGACGCCCGGTTTTTTTATGCCGCGGTCCGGCGATTTCAGTTTGCAAACCGTATCGGCATCGGCGTCGGTATAATCGTCGCCGGCACGACGGCGGGAATATTGGCACGGGCAATCGCAATTGATATGGGATTGCCAATCGAAAGTGCTATAAGGTTTAATTATATGAATCTGTAGAATGCCGGGCATTAGCGCCTGTTCCGGCTTTTAGGGCGAAATGACGGTTTGTTCCGTCGAATCCGGACGGAATCGTGTACGCGGTAAGATTGGGAACCTCAATGATGTCTGCAAATTTTCGCAAGGCGAGCCTGGCTCTGCTGTTGGCTGGTTTGGGCGGCATTTCCGCAGCGCATGCGGGGCTGGGCCCCATTCATGTGCTGTCGGCCGATGGCGAAGCGTTTGCCGCCGAAATACCGGTGGTGAACGAGGACGTCGAGGATTTCGCCCAGGCCAATCTGGCCGACCGCAATCATTACCCGCTGCTGTCGCCATACAGCACCTCGGCCTCGGTATTGCAGTTCAATCTGGTGCGCGGCGGCGACGGACATATCCAGAAAGTCCTGGTGAAGGGTCCGGCCAGTTTCAATGAGCCATTGCTGCGTTTCGCGGTCGAGGTGCATTGGCCGGCCGGCAGCCTGGTGCGCGAATTCGAGGTCGATTACAAACGCGACGGACCGCGCCGCAAGGCGCCCGTCCCGGCGGGCGGCGACGACGGCAAGCATCACGCGGCGACGCCGGACCAGGGTTCAAGGCTGGACGGCGCAGGCCTCGGCGATCTGCGCGTCAGCTCCCGGCTGGGCGAACCGCTGCTGGCGGAGTTGCCGTTGTTGGGCGGCGTGTTCGACAAGGCCGAGCAGGTGCAGGTGGCGATATCGGCCGATGTCGTGCAGAGCGCGGCGGCCAGGGAGCACCTGCAGCAGGTCGCGTCCATCGCCTACCGGCTGGAACGCTCGGCCGACGGCCGCCGCGTGCTGCAGTTGTCGTCGGCCTTGCCCATCACCATGCCGCGCCTGTCGTTCCGGCTGGAGGTCGCCGCCGGCAACGTCAAGGCGCAGAAAGTCTACGCGCTGGCCTTCGACAAGGCCGCGGCGTCGGCCCATGCGGAGCCGGCGCCGGCCGCGGCCGAAGCGTCCAGCCATTATGGTGTGCGCAAGGGCGACACCTTGTCCGGCATCGCCGCGCGCATGCACGGCCACGCCCGCGGCGAGGATGTCGCCGCCCGGTTGTTGAAGGACAATCCCGACGCCTTCATCCGCGGCGACGCCAACAAGCTGTTGGCCGGCGCCGAGCTGCGTTATCCGGCCAAGTGGCAGCTGCGGGACGGCGAGTCCCGCGAGGCCGCCAAGCCGGCGCAGGCCGAGTCCAAGCCCGGCTCGATGGCCAAGCTGCTCGCCGACGGCCGGCAGGCGGATCATGCCCAGCCGGCGACGGCCAAGCCGCCGGTCAAACCGGCAAGCAAGCCCGAGGCCAAGCCCGAAGCCAAGGCGGTCGCGAAGCCCGCCGCCAAGCCGCAGGCGAAGCCGGCCGCGTCGGCGACGGAACTGGCGGCGGAGCACCGGATGCGCAGCACGCTGCTGGCCCAGGACCAGGCGCTGAAAGCCACCGAGCAGCGGACCCGGGAGCTGGAACAGAAGCTTCGCGAGATCCAGCACGACAAGACCAAGTCCGCGTCCGCCCATCCGGCCGCGCCCGCGGCGGCGGCGCCGCCGGTGGACAAGAAGCCGGCCGAAACGACGAAGCCGGAGCCGGTCGCGATGGCCGAGCCGCCGAAGGCGCCGTCCAGGCCTTCCCGGCGCGACGAGCATGCCGGACCGCCCGCGGTGATCCGCGTGGAAACCGTCCCGGTCGCGCGGGCGGTGGCGCCGGGAGAGAAATCGCCGCCGAAGCCGGCGGCCAGGCCGGTCGGCATGGTCGACCAGACGCTGACGGCATTGAACGACCGCGATGTGCAGATCAAGTTGGGCGGCGCCGCGGCCGCGCTGGCGCTGGTGGCCTTGCTGCTGATGCGCCGCAAGCGCAGCGGTCCGGTCGACGAGGCCGAGCAGCCCGCCGGGGATCCCGAGAAGGGGGCGTCCGCGCTGTTGACGCTGGGGCCGCTGACGTCGCTGATGGGCTCGCTGAAGAAGGGCGACGGCATCGATCTGGGCTCGGTCGACGTGATGGCCGAGGCCGAGGTCTACCTGGCCTACGGCCGCGACGATCAGGTGATCGCCATTCTGCGCGAGGCGCTGGAAAAGGAGCCAATGCGGCAGGATCTGCGCTACAAGCTGCTGGAGGTGCTGGCGTCCCAGCCGGACAAGGAGCCCTTCGTCCGCGAGGCGACCGTCACCAAGGGCCTGTTCGATCCGAACGGCACGCTGTGGATGAGGGTGTGCGAGCTGGGGCGCGACAAGGTGCCGGGCCATCCGTTGTTCCAGGCCGAGGCGGCGCCGGAGACGACGGCGATGCCGGGCGTCGGCGTGCTGGAGCCGGTGCCGGCGGCGCGTCCCGCCATGCCGGAGGCCGAGCCGGCGCTCGAAGCGGCGCCCGCGCCGACGCCGGTTCCACCCGCGCCGACTCCGGCGCCGGCCGCGAAACCGCCGGCCCCGGCGGTCCAGCCGGCCGCCGCCGTCGAGCCGGACAGCGAGAAGATGGAGCTGGCCAAGCTCTATCTGGAGATGGGCGACAAGGAAACCGCGGACACCCTGATCCGCGAGGCGCAGCAGGGCCGCTGATCCGGCATGTCCGCGGGGCCGTTTCGGCCCCGCTTCCCCTCTGTATACGCTAGCCGGCGTTGCTGCCATAATAGGGCGATTCCCCGCCGCCCCGAGCGGGCGGCCCGTCGAATCGCAGTCCGAGATCGCAAAGCCTTCACATTGAGCAGTAACACTATTCGAATCGCGCTGGGTCTGGAGTACGATGGCCGCGTCTTCGCCGGCTGGCAGAGCCAGCCGCACGGCAACACGGTTCAGGACCGCTTGAACCAGGCGCTGAGCCGGATCGCCGGCGACAAGGACATCGTCACCACCGCGGCCGGCCGCACCGACGCCGGCGTGCACGCGGCGATGCAGGTGGTCCATTTCGATACCGACGCGTCCCGGCCGCTGAACGCCTGGGTCCGCGGCGTCAACGCGCTATTGCCCCCGGAAGTGGCGGTGGTGTGGGCGCGCCAGGTGGACGACGCGTTCCACGCCCGTTTTTCCGCCTTTTCCCGCAGCTACAGCTATTTTTTGCTGACCCACCCGGTGCGGTCCTGCCTGCTGGCGGGCAAGGTCGGCTGGTATCATCAGGCGCTGGACGTGGACGCGATGCGCGACGCGGCGGCGCGCCTGCTGGGCCGGCACGATTTTTCCAGCTTCCGCGCGTCGGAGTGCCAGGCGAAGTCGCCGGTCAAGGATTTGCAGCAGCTGGACATCGTCGAGGCGGACGGTTTGCTGCGCTTCGATCTGAACGCCGACGCCTTCCTGCACCACATGGTGCGGAATCTCGTCGGCGCGCTGTTGTATGTCGGCAAGGGCGCGCTGAGCCCGGCCGACATGCAGGCGCTGCTGGCCGCGCGCGACCGCACCAGCGCGCCGCCGACCTTCATGCCGGACGGGCTGTACCTGACCGGCGTAGGCTATCCGGAGACGTTCGCGCTGCCGTCGCGCTGCGAGGCGGCGCGCTTAAGATTACGCTGATGTTTTGATCGTGATTAAGCGTATGCGATGAGTTGTGGCCAGAATCACGATTTGCGGCATCATCCGGCGCGAAG is a window encoding:
- a CDS encoding FimV family protein yields the protein MSANFRKASLALLLAGLGGISAAHAGLGPIHVLSADGEAFAAEIPVVNEDVEDFAQANLADRNHYPLLSPYSTSASVLQFNLVRGGDGHIQKVLVKGPASFNEPLLRFAVEVHWPAGSLVREFEVDYKRDGPRRKAPVPAGGDDGKHHAATPDQGSRLDGAGLGDLRVSSRLGEPLLAELPLLGGVFDKAEQVQVAISADVVQSAAAREHLQQVASIAYRLERSADGRRVLQLSSALPITMPRLSFRLEVAAGNVKAQKVYALAFDKAAASAHAEPAPAAAEASSHYGVRKGDTLSGIAARMHGHARGEDVAARLLKDNPDAFIRGDANKLLAGAELRYPAKWQLRDGESREAAKPAQAESKPGSMAKLLADGRQADHAQPATAKPPVKPASKPEAKPEAKAVAKPAAKPQAKPAASATELAAEHRMRSTLLAQDQALKATEQRTRELEQKLREIQHDKTKSASAHPAAPAAAAPPVDKKPAETTKPEPVAMAEPPKAPSRPSRRDEHAGPPAVIRVETVPVARAVAPGEKSPPKPAARPVGMVDQTLTALNDRDVQIKLGGAAAALALVALLLMRRKRSGPVDEAEQPAGDPEKGASALLTLGPLTSLMGSLKKGDGIDLGSVDVMAEAEVYLAYGRDDQVIAILREALEKEPMRQDLRYKLLEVLASQPDKEPFVREATVTKGLFDPNGTLWMRVCELGRDKVPGHPLFQAEAAPETTAMPGVGVLEPVPAARPAMPEAEPALEAAPAPTPVPPAPTPAPAAKPPAPAVQPAAAVEPDSEKMELAKLYLEMGDKETADTLIREAQQGR
- the truA gene encoding tRNA pseudouridine(38-40) synthase TruA codes for the protein MRIALGLEYDGRVFAGWQSQPHGNTVQDRLNQALSRIAGDKDIVTTAAGRTDAGVHAAMQVVHFDTDASRPLNAWVRGVNALLPPEVAVVWARQVDDAFHARFSAFSRSYSYFLLTHPVRSCLLAGKVGWYHQALDVDAMRDAAARLLGRHDFSSFRASECQAKSPVKDLQQLDIVEADGLLRFDLNADAFLHHMVRNLVGALLYVGKGALSPADMQALLAARDRTSAPPTFMPDGLYLTGVGYPETFALPSRCEAARLRLR